Proteins co-encoded in one Vibrio fortis genomic window:
- a CDS encoding thiol-disulfide oxidoreductase DCC family protein, which produces MNAHEAKPKLTIFYDGTCPLCSKEMAALTKHDTKTTIKTVDIYSDEFSQYPNIDANAANTILHAVNDKGELILGLDVTHQAWSLVSKGWLYAPLRWPLVRPLADWCYLRFANNRYKISYWLTGVSRCDGNSCKINSDAK; this is translated from the coding sequence ATGAACGCTCATGAGGCAAAGCCAAAACTGACGATTTTTTATGACGGGACTTGCCCACTATGCTCGAAAGAGATGGCCGCTCTAACTAAACACGATACTAAAACCACCATTAAGACCGTTGATATTTACAGTGATGAATTTTCTCAATATCCGAACATAGACGCCAACGCAGCCAACACCATTTTGCATGCTGTGAATGATAAAGGTGAGTTGATCTTGGGATTAGACGTGACGCATCAAGCTTGGAGTTTGGTAAGTAAAGGGTGGTTGTACGCTCCACTGCGCTGGCCACTGGTTAGGCCTCTGGCTGACTGGTGTTACTTGCGATTCGCCAATAATCGCTACAAGATTTCTTATTGGCTAACTGGCGTATCACGCTGTGATGGCAATAGTTGCAAAATAAACAGTGACGCCAAATGA